From the Quercus lobata isolate SW786 chromosome 6, ValleyOak3.0 Primary Assembly, whole genome shotgun sequence genome, one window contains:
- the LOC115994006 gene encoding uncharacterized protein LOC115994006, with amino-acid sequence MDEYPLSLPGNSPSMPNVQAPQSQYDSIEADGQSEIVNVPIDVEDDEDYNLSDFSESDDDINEDFGMEDDGINKAIGGKQLEGVSNGEGDSDHGDSDELRSVEGSSNDEGNSRPRFPEFN; translated from the coding sequence ATGGATGAATATCCATTGTCACTCCCTGGAAATTCACCTTCTATGCCAAATGTACAAGCCCCTCAATCCCAATATGATTCTATTGAGGCTGATGGCCAATCTGAAATTGTTAATGTTCCAATTGATGTTGAGGATGATGAAGATTACAATTTGAGTGATTTTTCTGAATCTGATGATGATATAAATGAAGATTTTGGTATGGAGGATGATGGAATCAATAAAGCAATTGGGGGCAAGCAGCTTGAGGGAGTTTCAAATGGTGAAGGAGACTCAGATCATGGGGATAGTGATGAGTTAAGGAGTGTAGAAGGGTCATCTAATGATGAAGGGAATTCAAGGCCTAGGTTCCCTGAGTTTAACTAG